TTACAAGTGGTTTATCCAAACCTGTCTGGATAATACCTGTTGCAGTCTTACTTGAACTTTGATATTCGTCGATTAACAATTGATGTTCTTCCAAACAAAACGTCCTCaacataaattattattgtctAGCAAACAGGTCTGCAAAAACTCTGCATCATCATGACCAACGGTTCAACCTGGTCTTTGATGGATTTGACGCAACCTTCCATCATACCTCGTACCTCTTCGTCTTCGCCATCAATGATATCGCCGACCACCATGGAAGAAGGTTGGACAGGCACTCTGACACCATCTGCCATTGTTCAGGTCGCTCTCATGTCCATCATCCTCGCCATCGCTCTCCTAGGCAACATTTGtctcattctcatcatcatcaccgacGTTCGTCTTCGGACAGTCCACAATAAGATGGTCATCAACCTGGCGGCCTGTGGTCTCTTTACAGTGGTCGCCAATGGTCCTTTCATCATCTCGACCCTCGCTAAAGAAAAATGGATATATGGTGATGTCTGGTGTCAGTTCAATGGGTTCACCACGTCTGTTTATGGCCTTGCTGTGGTCCTAACATTGGCAATGATATCCATTAATCGATATCAGATCATTGGACCTGTCACACCACGACGTACACCATGGATCACTGAGAAAAGAATTATTTTCGCTATCACAGGTAAATCATTAATTCATTGTTACTAATTGCACTTCAAGTTAATGGGAGTTAATGGTGAAATAAAGGAGCATTATAATTTATCATGCgcttatacatatttttatgagCTTGTTACggattttcttcttcttttcttttggtCACAGTTATTTGACGAAATACGTGtctcttttgaattttattaggacaagtgttttttttcaccatccgtgtttattttattaaatgcatTCCTTTTCATCATTTCAGGTTGTTTTCGCAACTAAGTTATATCATTAGCAATGATTGCTGTAATATGTACGGAAGCAGCACATAATAAGAaagggaaatttaaagaaaatataatacaatgaTTCATCTCCATCTGAAGTAGAATTAGCATATTTATTGTCGGAAAAGTAATGTCTAATGAGATTTGAGATTGTCGAAGGACAATGGTAGGGTTTGAAATTAAAGTTTACAGTAGGTCTAATAACTTTAGGTCTAGTCAACAGCTGATCAGATAATTGGGATAAAATTCCACATTTTAATATAATGACTCTGAATAGAAATGAGCCTTGAACCAAACCAATACAATTTCGTTCTGAAATTTCCTTTGTATGTATAGTTTAAGGGcgtgtattttattattcatgtgCAAGTATGGTTAATGAGAGCCGGGCGGCGAAGAAGCCTATACGTGTGTGATATTGAAATGTGAGCAGGATCAGAGAAAGTATGTCATAATTAGATGAAGAGACTATAAATGGCATAATTAATTTTATAAGCACAAAGGTAAAATAATTTAGGTCGAATTTTAGCGGCATCTTTAATATACCAAACCATGTAACTTAATGGTTCACCTGCAAAGTAATCTTATTTGGACCTGGATTATGATCATTTCCCTAGGTATGACacgttttcccccttttctattGCAGCATGTATAAGGCCTCCTATCCCGGTGAGATTAATCTTAATCTCACATGACTTTGTGACTTGACCGTATACAGCAACCGTCGTTTCGACCTTTTATGATTCTTTGAAAATGAAGTCTTGTCTTGTCAAAGGCCAAGTCCATACAAACTACAAACTGAGttgaataaaaggggaaaaataaataGCATAACCATAAGAGTTTAATCGAAATCGGACATAAAATAAGGCAGGTATTACATGCAGAATGTGCAAACGAGAGAACCGGTGGCGTCACACACGCACTATAGTATTGTATATTTTATCAGTTGAAATACacgcacatacacacacacacacctctttCTTTTATAAATGTATAACGTATCATGATTTATCTGCTTCATGAGCGCGTGAAACCGCAATAATTGCAATGTGTCATCATTACTTGtctaatgaaatgaaatctaaacaaaaataaacaatggATACAAAAAAGTTTTGTGTCATTATCATCAACTCTATTATTCTTGAATTGTATGCATCTTAAAATACCCTAATTTTACATCTGATCTTAATGACGCTTTTCCAAAGTGtaatgctggtttgatttttctctattaaaaTCAACTGTTGTGAtggatttgttttttaatgttttttgttcttgaacatgatttaattacaaatgaaattacaCCTAACAATATTCCATCTATTAGCCTCAAGAATGTATGATTCTAAAACTCTTTATATCATGTCTACAAGCCATGTCAAAGACTAAATTCATTGGAATAGATTAAATGAACTAATATCGGCACCATAAATGTCTATTAATTCTATTTGCTGAAAACAATTTTAGGGTTTGACTAGAAAGGGTATAAAATATAGTACAGTGTCTTATCTGAGGTATTCAGGTGACTTGATATGAATGATTGACTGTAACAGTCGTCAGAATTCATCAATTTATCAAGAGCACATTTTCTCTTTGTTCTGCGAAAGAAATTCACTGACTTAGTAGGAAATTGGATAAGCATTTAATGAagattggtttgactttttgtCAAGATTTAATTTCATTGTCATGTTCATAATGAATTGGGGAAACAAGCTGACAAGCGAGTGACACTTGGTCTTATGGTTTAACTTGGTACACAAGGGATTCATCCCAAACATTGGGGGAAATGATATTGGGATAGTAAGGAATGATGTGGAAACAATGATCTTGCATTTTGGAATAATCTCTTACAGACGGACGCTTACCTGATGGTAAATGTTACTAATTAGCATAAGCTTTTCTGAAGATGAGGATGGATGCTCATATACCTGATGAGGCTAAACCTTCATGATTAGAACAGATGTTTTACGAGATGTAAACGGACGACTATTCTTGAAAAGCAAGTCATTCACTGACTCCGTGACTAAGCACCTTCCAGTATGACATTTTGATAGGCAAGGCCTATATATCTATAATTTAAGATGTATAATATATTGAAGCTCATACGCATATAAACATTTAATGTGTCACTGACATTTGATAGGCATTTTTCCTCACCAAAGTAGAATCAAAGTGAATATAATTCATGTCACATGATACTCAAAACATAAGCTTTTGACCGGCTCATCAGAGACTCATCTTTAAACTTCTACAAAGTATAGGTATTATGGTCAATCGATCTTTTactgaaatatttcattcatactTCATCTATTTGATGCTATTTGCTTTACCAACttatcttttttatgtttttcttggTGATATCTTTCTTTTGTGTTGTTGATAAAGAAGAAAGACGGAGGCTCGAAATATTGTATCTTGTGTCACCTTAGGCTTGAATTCACCCACTATGTTTACTTGAAGTTCGTACAGGGGCACTGATCCGTATTTCAGATGGGGAGAGGGAGGCAAAAGTGAAAAAAAGGTCCGGAATTTTCGGCGTGCTCTGCATGCGTGCCAAATTACAATACAGAATTTTGAGAAGCGcgacaaaaatacatgtatgcttaaTAGTATTTTATGCCAAGTGTAATGGTTTTATATTGCTTTTAAAACATATACTTGCTTtacaatattataatttttcaagtaGTCAATACTATTGGGGAGGGAAAATCGACATGTCCCCCCATGTTTTCATTCGGGCAAATGGGTTCATAAACTAGCTTCTGATTAATAGGCATATTGTTTGTTTCGTATTTGCAACATATCTGattgaatataataataatataaaattcCAAGAATAAGAAAGGGACACAACATCATCACTTCATCGTAGGTACGCAATTTGGAGTTAATCTCGTCTGATCATTGTTTGTTACTGTACTTgaagcattttttattttaacgtGATGGTGAGAAGTATATTCATTCAATGACAAGACGTCATGAAGGATGGATGATTAACTGATTTTACACTATGTTGTATTGATTGGGATAATTACACCCTACGTTCTCATTTTTAGCGATTTTGTTACTCTATTACGATTCAAGAAGGCGTGTTGCTTGGTCGGGAGATTTGTCGTCAGGAAAATATTGGATAAATATGGCAATGTGGGAGCTATTCAATCCTTCCAAAGATTTTTTGCAGAAAATATAAGTAAGACGCAAAATATGGAAAACATGGCTTAGTATTTAGGCCTACTCATCTTAATGGGGGATGTGACCTTTCATTTAAACCAAATCCCAGTTTAACGGAGCGTGAATTTTGTGTGTTATCTCTATcagtatatatacacaacaaaaaagtaagtctcCCCTAAATCAAAATGCTATAACTTCTGAACGGAATAATTTTGAGATATAacatttcgtaggtggttttctacactcactAAGCAACTCATGGGGggaaatgagattgatcggttgggtcatgcatgagtaatcaaagattgaattaaaaatgaccatttttgaaagtcacaagagtcgtttttcagattgtgtaaatacaaagttgggcaaaggttgttttttggtgaattttaagATGTTAACGTTGTTTTACTATTCATCATTGAGACActccacacaaaattttgataacgtATGTTCATGCTTGGGTGAGCACATtttttgtgacgtatcatctCATAGGGGGtgtatggtagtatcctctgtaacttgttaaaacatgttaaaattggaaaatgttaGTGGCTCCCCTCCCCAAATTTCTCGGCACCTCCCCACTttcaaattctggatccaccactgatttgtccataaattaaactgatacTGACAAATtattaggaaaagaatacatttatgcagtaaaaAGAGTATTAATACCTAAGTTTTCGAGTGTGCTCGCTCAGCCATGACAATGTagaaagttcggaaagtgtgtggtgataaaaaTGATTGATTATAAAAACAACACCAATTAATTAAGttacatttgaaaccgaatttgcccccattattcactttataacccatcaaaatgagtctgtgacatcgaaaatgccccttttccccctttgaggcgtgctcactcatccataaacaaacaaatcaattttattttgcataGAATTTTGCCCATAAGTTGAtgaacattactgccaaatgatacTGCTAAAGAcagctttgaaaaaaagttccaccacattgaatagggggttacttattctcaaacatatgcacccatcgtgtacacaatgtctatgagaaaggaagtcaaaattttaacataagtgaaataagggtttgtttcatagtcggtttttgttacttctgccaatagttttctcatgaaacttcgcacaagGCTTCAGAGTGACACTCTTCAAAGGGCCCGCACACTCAAATtaccattcgatacggcacatagtggggccaaggccttaaactttcttctcatttgcatgatgttcgaatattgtgtgctcactgaggCATTAGatatcgggattttcataaaaatccaaTCAAATTAACTATTCAAGAAGGTTTGTGACATATATCCATagttagcaattgcattttgccaataacgtaaaaagagctaatcacattccacatgttcattcaagcgtgaatgtttaattaaatgcctttgaatcattgaagcatgttaattggtcatgaacatattgaaaaaggttaagaaaagataatttcagttaCCAACTTGAAACATTACTTGCCAacgatatttgaaaatcgtattttttattttcataaaatgttcattgagccgtgaaatgatgaatattgttgaagatactcttcccaaaaatatttgtcatcatattccatcattttcatcgatagaaatgtgtaaaaattccaataatagcaaattttgactgTGTTTagtcaaccgtgaaatttagccaaaaaagttgtattgtcttttagaaagtacattttacaagccttctgactatttttcatgatgagaatgtggaattcgttccaataaactggaatcaaagtcatgatattttgcttgtgacttttaaaaagtgaaaattttgcatttttccgGTGCTCACTGAAGTATGACATAAAACACGTCTGTAACATTCACaaagagggtagcttataaaattccCTACAagttcatgtaaaaatatattaaaaactcccagtggttcggaaattatcgatgtttgtttaaggggacacttactttttttgttgtgtatatttacATTATACGCCGGTCTTTTACTTCCTAAAAATGGGATGGGGCAGgaatatgaaatttcaaaaacataTTATTTAGGCCTATGTGGGAACGAAGCGAACAAATAGATCAATGGGTGGGGTTTCTGAATAAATTACATTgaaattatcatattttgaagCAGGTTCTGACAATTTTTGGAGGGTTGGACCGGATGGACTGCTAATTTGCACCTCCCACTGCGTACATGTTGCAATGGACTTTGCAACGCTATATATGTAATTACTGGCGGACTTAATATAAATATGcacctttatttaaaaaaaatggcacgTAGGAAGAAGGAATTAAAGGGACACTTTTACTTGAAATATTGACAACGACAAGACCGAAAATTTTCGTCAAGATcgtatagaaaaaaaacaaagaccccTTTTGAACTTGGCATTGAAGCCAGGAGGGTGTGTTACAATGATATCACGTCATTATCAGCTCAATGACATGCATGTTATgatgtcatgaatattaatgtttTAATCATGATAAAACGAACAATAGGAAATCATTATATAGCTATGTAGCATTAATATTTTTCTATCTGAATTTGAAAGAAAGTATCACAGTGTGCTGTTTGATGATTCAACATGTTTATTAAGATCAACTTGATATCAGGCTAGTATACACATGACTTATcatttctctgttttgtcaagTGGTAGAAATTAGACAAATCTAGACAcattataattcaaaaaatgTGTGTCTAATTTGTTCAAATCCATGTTAGCTATTTCGGATAGTGCGCCATACAAAATACAGTAATTATATGTTTTCcttcttaaaaaaaaggataattagATTTTAACCGAATTAATATTTACAGGTTTTGTGTTGTGATATTTTAGGGCACATCACAGCTATATAAAGCAAATTTAGCAAACGTGACCCCTAATTTTCTTTGTGAGGAATGGTAATttataatataatgtaaattCAGTCAATAAAACACATGGTAATCTTTTTAGAGCAATTGCTCTGTTTCTGTAAAACACTTCTTGTCAATATATTGTAATACATGATAACTCCTCATAGAAATGTAGACTATTCATAGatcatttaaaatatattttgttagacGTGATATGGTTGATCAATGCGTTTCGAATATCATGGTAGTGCACGCTGACAGTCTGGAATTATTGAACGAATAGCCCTATTGAACTAATCGCCGGAAATGTTCTGTTTTtattgggaaatatttttccttttttataatttatctatattattttgttacaatAGCGCATTTTGTTTTACATCAAGGATCAACAATAACAGTAGTGTCGTAGGCCCTATATGTCATGAGAGTACATTTTAAtgcaatttttcaaaagttgGGTCGGTtggttgattttgttttcacacacacaaaacagcTATATTCTATACATTTTAAGGCTTCAACagcaatatttaatttttacgaAGATTTGAGCTTTAAATGCAAACGTTTGATACGTTTTTGGtatgtattttaataaaaagaaagatttgTCGGTCCCATTACAATTATTGTCCTGTTAACTAGTGTATGTTGTAAGCTGATGGAGCATATATTAGATAGCCAGTTGGTGAAACATCTTTCCACAAACTCGATCATTTCTGATTACCAACATGCTTTCCTAGAGGATAGATTATTGTGATGCACAGTTGATTGCACGATGCACGATCCAGTAAATATTTGATGGTTTCATGTTTAGGATCATGTGGACCTggtaaaaatttgcattatttaaGAGTGTGCAGAGGATACCTGAGGGCAATAGCATATAATGTCGATGGACTTGATCAGTCAATTACGATTAATTTCCCATTAAAAGATGGGAAATGCAATTCAAGTGCCACTATTTCCTTTCGTCGCGGTTCATAAATTATGCTagttaattttcatcaaacacGGTAGATTGGATCATTCATCTATATAGGAGTTCAATGAGTAGCATCCTATTTGCATCTACAGTATATTGATAACCAGTGTATGACAGGGCCCTGTGAACTCTATTTGAATAGGGAGTGCTGGGggatttgttaaaaaaaacaatgataagcAAAATAATGTATGTTAAATAACATAcggaaaccccccccccccctattgagaATCACTGGCATTGTCATTAAACAGTGGCGTACAGGTGGGGGAGaggcaaaaaaaagagaacaggAAAGAGAGGGGGGGTGAAATATGCATGATATTATTTGTTtagtattttgtaaaaatctatcacaaaattggatttttgtaataaaaaagtcgaaattttcggctcgcttgcaacttttttaatataaattttacgcgatacgctATGTATATAGCCCCCtccaaatttttggctcattacgccactgtcaTTAAATATCCAtgaccaaaataattaattaaattgTGAAACATACAGGGAATATTACGACGAGAAAGACACCTGATAGTCATCTCCGTATATGCGCTGGCACTTCGTCAAcatctgaaaaaaattaaacttattaatataatcaatatacatGAGGTAATAAAATATTAGAGTTTTATGGTTAAAACCTATTTTAACAATTTCATTATGCTTAAAATTTAGAGGTAAATCATCGGACTCTGAGTCGGTTCCAtaacatttgctccagcgacaattgctccgctgtaaattccacacatcAACTGTACCCTatcctaacctaaccctaaacctaacatgaAACACTATTGTAACCCTTATAACCCTATGCcttatcttagacgaaataaagcccggagcaaatgtcgtgtcacctctGTGTAATTTCATGTCCGTGTGGTTGATGAATGGTTTGGGTGCGAGTGTGTAGATTTGGGTGCGAATGTGTGGGTGTGGATGATATACCCGATATAATGGACATAACGATTTGTAATGTAGTTGGAGTAGCATGTGAATTCGTAAAGTAGTGCCTGTTTCCAATATCCATTAGTGGcgtaatgacaaaaaaaaattaagggggcCAGACATGGTATATGGGGCAAACTGTTTAAAAAGCTGCGAGCTGGCAAAAATATTGAGTCTCTTAATAAAGCATATAAATTTGTGAAAGATTATTTtcacaactaaaaaaaaaaaattataatacctcactcctttttccttctctttctttatcaTGAAACGTTTGGGGGTCC
This genomic interval from Lytechinus pictus isolate F3 Inbred chromosome 3, Lp3.0, whole genome shotgun sequence contains the following:
- the LOC135153456 gene encoding opsin Rh1-like yields the protein MTNGSTWSLMDLTQPSIIPRTSSSSPSMISPTTMEEGWTGTLTPSAIVQVALMSIILAIALLGNICLILIIITDVRLRTVHNKMVINLAACGLFTVVANGPFIISTLAKEKWIYGDVWCQFNGFTTSVYGLAVVLTLAMISINRYQIIGPVTPRRTPWITEKRIIFAITACIRPPIPVRLILISHDFVT